In a genomic window of Sulfoacidibacillus ferrooxidans:
- a CDS encoding acetoacetate--CoA ligase encodes MDVITPGTLLWQPTSETIENATITGYQQWLLDNKGISFADYNELWNWSIHHLEEFWESVITYFDIHLDGTYEHVLSSRELINARWFEGTSVNYAEHVFSMSRTTDPAIIAKSEVRPDIQTISWSELEHHVAAISSSLRQLGVVAGDRVAAYLPNIPETIIAFLACASIGAIWSSCSPDFGAPSVIARFQQIEPKVLFAIDGYSYNGKIFDRRPLLVELQEAIPSLYATIIVPYAFPDAQLFGETDRIQTLRYTDLLKQDAQLTFATLPFAHPLWILYSSGTTGLPKAIVHSTGGVLLNHVTQGGLQSNIHPGDRSFWFTTTGWVMWNSVVSNLTLGATAVLYDGNPFYPSVDVLWAFAEQSGMTSMGVSPAYLGYIMKSGLSPRKVYDLSSLQSLSCTGAPLTPEAYAWVYQHVREDIWLAPISGGTDVAAFFVGGCVILPVRAGEMQCRALGIKIEAYNESGQPVINEVGELVVTAPMPSMPLYLWNDDAQHTRYRDSYFSEYPGVWRHGDWIRITEHGSAIIYGRSDSTINRQGVRMGSSEIYRAVEALPEIMDSLVIDLEYLGHPSYMPLFIVLQPGLTLDEQLIKKIQQVIRTEVSPRHIPDAIFAINQVPRTLNGKKLEVPIRKILMGFPIEQSVDSHAMSNPDSLTYFIQFATTLAKRFEIPHSS; translated from the coding sequence ATGGATGTCATTACACCAGGTACATTACTCTGGCAACCTACCTCTGAAACTATCGAAAATGCAACCATTACTGGATACCAACAATGGCTACTTGATAATAAAGGCATTTCATTCGCTGACTATAACGAGCTTTGGAACTGGTCTATTCATCATCTAGAAGAGTTTTGGGAATCAGTTATCACCTATTTTGATATTCATTTGGATGGAACATATGAACATGTTTTATCTAGTCGCGAGTTGATTAATGCACGTTGGTTCGAGGGAACAAGTGTCAATTATGCTGAGCATGTCTTTTCCATGTCGCGCACAACTGACCCAGCAATCATTGCAAAATCAGAAGTGCGACCTGATATACAGACTATCAGTTGGAGTGAGTTAGAGCATCATGTCGCAGCTATATCGTCTTCACTTCGCCAACTTGGCGTGGTTGCTGGTGATCGAGTGGCTGCCTACCTACCCAATATTCCAGAAACGATCATTGCTTTCCTTGCATGTGCTAGCATTGGAGCGATCTGGTCGAGTTGTTCACCCGACTTCGGAGCACCTAGTGTGATCGCGCGTTTTCAACAGATTGAACCCAAAGTTTTGTTCGCTATTGACGGATATTCTTACAATGGGAAAATTTTCGATCGTCGTCCTCTATTAGTAGAACTGCAGGAAGCAATACCCTCCCTTTATGCAACCATCATCGTACCCTATGCATTCCCTGACGCACAGCTGTTTGGAGAGACCGATCGGATTCAGACCCTTCGTTATACAGATCTACTCAAACAGGATGCGCAATTGACTTTTGCTACTCTGCCCTTTGCGCATCCTTTGTGGATTCTCTATTCTTCTGGCACAACGGGATTACCTAAAGCTATTGTTCATAGCACCGGCGGCGTCTTACTCAATCACGTCACACAAGGTGGATTACAAAGCAATATTCACCCGGGTGATCGATCATTTTGGTTCACAACAACAGGTTGGGTAATGTGGAATTCAGTCGTCAGCAATCTCACTCTTGGCGCTACAGCCGTACTCTATGATGGCAATCCCTTTTATCCATCTGTCGATGTATTGTGGGCATTCGCAGAACAAAGTGGTATGACATCTATGGGTGTGAGTCCAGCATATCTCGGATACATCATGAAAAGCGGTCTATCACCACGGAAAGTTTATGATTTATCGTCGTTGCAATCGCTTTCTTGTACAGGGGCACCATTAACTCCTGAGGCGTATGCGTGGGTCTATCAACACGTACGTGAAGATATATGGTTAGCACCTATTAGCGGTGGCACTGATGTAGCTGCATTTTTTGTAGGAGGGTGTGTTATTTTGCCCGTACGTGCAGGTGAAATGCAGTGCCGGGCACTGGGTATTAAGATTGAAGCATACAATGAGAGTGGACAACCTGTAATTAATGAAGTCGGCGAGCTCGTCGTTACAGCTCCCATGCCATCTATGCCACTCTATCTTTGGAATGATGATGCACAACATACGCGGTATCGCGACAGCTACTTTTCTGAGTATCCTGGTGTATGGCGGCACGGGGATTGGATTCGCATCACAGAACACGGTAGCGCGATTATCTATGGTCGATCTGACTCCACAATCAACCGCCAAGGGGTGCGCATGGGCAGTAGTGAAATCTACCGTGCCGTGGAGGCACTTCCAGAAATCATGGACAGTCTGGTTATTGACCTAGAATATTTGGGACATCCATCGTATATGCCACTCTTTATTGTGCTACAGCCTGGTCTTACGTTAGACGAACAACTGATCAAGAAGATTCAACAGGTGATTCGAACAGAAGTATCGCCAAGACACATTCCAGATGCAATCTTTGCGATCAACCAAGTACCTCGTACACTTAATGGCAAGAAACTTGAAGTTCCCATCCGCAAAATACTCATGGGCTTTCCGATAGAACAATCTGTTGATTCACATGCGATGAGTAATCCAGATTCTTTAACGTACTTTATTCAATTTGCGACTACACTTGCTAAACGGTTTGAAATACCACACTCTTCGTGA